A genomic window from Halomonas sp. LR3S48 includes:
- the mfd gene encoding transcription-repair coupling factor — protein MPKFSPLEPPRPTGIRDTLYWQTPPGSSAALALAHLADDAPLLVITPDTANAQRLESDLRFFASVPVLPFPDWETLPYDSFSPHQDIVSERLRTLRRLQDGEHGIVLVSINTLMQRLPPVDYISGRVLTLEVGMRLDREGFRESLSRAGYRAVETVYEPGEYALRGALIDLYPMGSDSPLRIDLFDDEIDTLRRFDPDTQRSEDKVERVELLPAHEYSLSRSAIACFREGFETLFDVDPRQCPLYVDALKGIPSPGLEQYLPLFFEKTATLFEHLAEGTRVALLPGAYVAAEHHWEATESRYENLGVDPTRPLLPPHRAFVPVAEVFAAIKRHPRVELTSDAAHPHAHVAAAQPLPEVAINARAKQPLAALGKFLDEHRDTRVLFVAESRGRREALEEMLAPLHLELPHLEGFDAFRQGELRMALTEGEVSAGLWLEQPGLAVISESELFGDVVRQSRRREKATDMSELAIRHLAELRPGAPVVHQTHGVGRYRGLERLEAGGQAAEFVALEYADGAKLYVPVDNLHLISRYAGVDDELAPLHRLGSEQWDKARRKAAEKIRDTAAELLDVYARREAREGFACAPPDEEYARFAASFPFEETPDQRAAINAVIGDMTAPRPMDRVVCGDVGFGKTEVAMRAAFLAVHSGRQVVVLVPTTLLARQHYENFRDRFADTAVQIELISRFTAGKGQAASLKRIENGQADIVIGTHKLLSKSMKLPNMGLLIIDEEHRFGVSQKERLKELRAEVDILTLTATPIPRTLNMAMSGIRDLSIIATPPARRLSVKTFVQQRDESIIKEAILREILRGGQVYYLHNEVRTIETAADTIRTLVPDARVAVAHGQLPERALERVMSDFYHKRYNVLVCSTIIETGIDVPSANTIVIERADKFGLAQLHQLRGRVGRSHHQAYAYLLAPPPRVITKDAVKRLEAIAGAEDLGAGFTLASHDMEIRGAGELLGEEQSGQMEAIGYTLYMEMLDRAVAAIRAGKTPNIESPLSDGVEISLNLPALIPDDYLPDVQQRLVMYKRIASATDEAELKELQVEMIDRFGLLPSAVKTLMRQTRLRQRAERLGIMRLEAGAARGRVIFGSQTRVDPLTLVKMIQTEPQRYRLDGADTLRFEAEMEKEENRFQAVEQLLDALNLKAQAA, from the coding sequence ATGCCCAAATTCTCGCCGCTCGAACCGCCCCGCCCAACGGGGATTCGCGACACCCTCTACTGGCAGACACCGCCGGGCAGTTCGGCTGCCCTGGCGCTGGCTCACCTGGCCGACGACGCTCCGCTGCTGGTCATCACACCAGACACCGCCAACGCACAGCGGCTGGAAAGCGACCTGCGCTTCTTCGCCAGCGTACCGGTACTGCCCTTCCCCGACTGGGAAACGCTACCCTACGACAGCTTCTCGCCGCACCAGGACATCGTCTCGGAACGACTGCGCACCCTGCGCCGGCTCCAGGACGGAGAGCACGGCATCGTGCTGGTGTCGATCAATACCCTGATGCAGCGGCTGCCACCGGTGGACTACATCTCGGGGCGCGTGCTCACGCTTGAAGTGGGCATGCGGCTGGATCGCGAAGGCTTTCGCGAGAGCCTGTCACGTGCCGGTTACCGCGCCGTCGAGACGGTCTACGAGCCCGGCGAGTACGCCCTGCGCGGCGCACTGATCGACCTCTATCCGATGGGCAGCGACAGTCCGCTGCGCATCGACCTGTTCGACGACGAGATCGATACCCTGCGGCGCTTCGACCCCGACACCCAGCGCAGCGAGGACAAGGTCGAGCGGGTGGAGCTGCTACCGGCACACGAATATTCGCTGTCGCGCTCGGCCATCGCCTGCTTCCGTGAAGGCTTCGAGACCCTGTTCGACGTCGACCCGCGCCAATGCCCGTTGTATGTCGATGCCCTCAAGGGCATTCCCTCACCCGGGCTGGAGCAGTACCTCCCGCTGTTCTTCGAAAAGACGGCGACACTGTTCGAGCACTTGGCCGAAGGCACCCGTGTGGCGCTACTGCCCGGCGCCTACGTAGCCGCCGAGCACCACTGGGAAGCCACCGAGAGCCGCTACGAGAACCTCGGCGTCGATCCTACCCGGCCGCTCCTGCCGCCGCACCGCGCCTTCGTTCCAGTCGCCGAGGTGTTCGCCGCCATCAAGCGCCACCCCCGAGTGGAGTTGACCAGCGACGCGGCGCATCCGCATGCCCACGTGGCCGCCGCCCAACCCCTGCCAGAAGTGGCGATCAATGCCCGTGCCAAGCAGCCGTTGGCAGCGCTGGGGAAATTCCTCGATGAGCACCGCGACACTCGCGTGCTGTTCGTCGCCGAGTCTCGCGGCCGCCGCGAAGCGCTGGAGGAGATGCTGGCCCCGTTGCACCTCGAGCTTCCCCATCTGGAAGGATTCGACGCCTTTCGGCAGGGCGAGCTGCGAATGGCTCTCACCGAGGGGGAGGTCAGCGCCGGGCTATGGCTCGAGCAACCCGGCCTGGCCGTAATCAGCGAGTCGGAGCTGTTCGGCGACGTGGTGCGCCAGAGCCGGCGCCGCGAAAAGGCCACCGACATGAGCGAGCTGGCCATTCGCCACCTTGCCGAGTTGCGCCCTGGCGCCCCTGTGGTACATCAGACCCATGGCGTTGGACGCTATCGCGGCCTGGAACGGCTGGAGGCCGGCGGCCAGGCGGCGGAGTTCGTCGCCCTGGAGTATGCCGACGGCGCCAAGCTCTACGTACCGGTCGACAACCTGCACCTGATCTCCCGTTACGCCGGTGTCGATGACGAACTCGCCCCGCTGCATCGGCTCGGCTCCGAGCAATGGGACAAGGCACGGCGCAAGGCAGCGGAAAAGATCCGCGACACCGCCGCCGAATTGCTCGACGTCTACGCCCGCCGCGAGGCCAGGGAAGGCTTTGCCTGCGCACCGCCCGACGAGGAGTACGCTCGCTTCGCCGCCAGCTTCCCGTTCGAGGAGACTCCCGACCAGCGCGCCGCCATCAATGCGGTGATCGGTGACATGACCGCGCCTAGGCCCATGGATCGCGTGGTCTGCGGCGATGTCGGCTTCGGCAAGACCGAGGTCGCCATGCGCGCGGCATTCCTGGCCGTGCACTCGGGGCGACAAGTGGTGGTCCTGGTGCCCACCACCCTGCTCGCGCGCCAGCATTACGAGAATTTTCGCGACCGCTTCGCCGATACTGCAGTACAGATCGAGTTGATTTCACGCTTTACCGCCGGCAAGGGCCAGGCGGCCTCGCTCAAGCGCATCGAAAACGGCCAGGCCGACATCGTCATCGGCACCCACAAGCTGCTGTCGAAGTCGATGAAGCTGCCCAACATGGGGCTGCTCATCATCGACGAGGAGCACCGTTTCGGCGTCTCCCAGAAAGAACGCCTCAAGGAGCTACGCGCAGAGGTCGACATCCTCACCCTCACCGCCACGCCGATCCCGCGCACGCTCAACATGGCCATGAGCGGCATTCGCGACCTGTCGATCATCGCCACGCCACCGGCTCGCCGCCTGTCGGTGAAAACCTTCGTGCAGCAGCGCGACGAATCGATCATCAAGGAGGCGATCCTGCGCGAGATCCTGCGCGGCGGCCAGGTCTACTACCTGCACAACGAGGTCAGGACCATCGAGACCGCTGCCGACACGATCCGCACCTTGGTGCCGGACGCACGGGTGGCGGTGGCCCATGGACAACTGCCCGAGCGCGCCCTGGAGCGGGTCATGTCCGACTTCTACCACAAGCGCTACAACGTGCTGGTGTGCTCTACCATCATCGAAACCGGCATCGACGTTCCCAGTGCCAACACCATCGTCATCGAGCGTGCCGACAAGTTCGGCCTGGCCCAGCTGCATCAATTGCGCGGCCGAGTGGGCAGGAGCCACCACCAGGCCTATGCCTACCTGCTCGCTCCGCCGCCCCGGGTCATTACCAAGGATGCCGTCAAGCGCCTCGAAGCCATTGCCGGCGCCGAAGACCTCGGTGCCGGCTTCACCCTGGCCAGCCACGACATGGAGATTCGCGGTGCCGGCGAGCTGCTCGGCGAGGAGCAGAGCGGCCAGATGGAAGCCATCGGCTACACCCTCTACATGGAGATGCTGGACCGCGCAGTGGCCGCCATACGCGCCGGCAAGACCCCCAACATCGAATCCCCGCTCAGCGATGGCGTCGAGATCAGTCTCAATTTACCGGCACTGATCCCCGACGACTACCTGCCCGACGTTCAGCAGCGCCTGGTGATGTACAAGCGCATCGCAAGCGCCACCGACGAAGCCGAACTCAAGGAGCTGCAGGTTGAGATGATCGACCGTTTCGGCCTGCTGCCGTCTGCGGTCAAGACCTTGATGCGCCAGACCCGACTGCGCCAGCGCGCCGAGCGTCTCGGCATCATGCGCCTGGAGGCCGGCGCCGCACGCGGTCGAGTCATTTTCGGTAGCCAGACTCGGGTCGATCCGCTGACGCTGGTCAAAATGATCCAGACGGAACCGCAGCGTTATCGGCTCGATGGAGCCGATACCCTGCGCTTCGAAGCGGAAATGGAGAAGGAAGAGAACCGCTTTCAAGCCGTGGAGCAGTTGCTCGATGCTCTCAATCTCAAGGCCCAGGCCGCCTGA
- a CDS encoding GspE/PulE family protein has protein sequence MFEASYQRHLLPSLSSLLEAGQAGGGTRLEAYALLGDALRSRATDVHLDPGPEAYRIRLRIDGRIVDALRVDAAQGARLVNQFKVLSKLNPVPSLVTAEGSFRWSREESDEEVTLRVTAVHCMEGEKLAIRFLAPPQTFDDVVALGIGEEGALGIRRWMDATGSMLLVAGPTGAGKTTTLYTLLGQLQLTDSHVVTLENPVEYSIPGINQIQVDLDHGLDFANGTRSLLRLDPDYVLIGEVRDRESAIAALSVTSSGRSLMGTLHSRDAVGVVTSMRQLGLADSEISANLGLIIAQRLVRRLCQHCREQTPLDRHDREWLEAIGLVPPTQTWSAKGCPQCDGLGFRGRIGVFEIWQLAAEDHARILRHADESELRRGLIERGVELMLADGLAKAEAGITSLREVFRMGAILTA, from the coding sequence ATGTTCGAGGCGTCCTACCAGCGCCACTTGCTGCCATCACTGTCGTCGCTGCTGGAGGCGGGGCAGGCAGGGGGCGGTACCAGGCTCGAGGCATACGCGCTACTCGGCGATGCCCTGAGATCCAGGGCCACCGATGTGCACTTGGATCCCGGGCCCGAGGCCTACCGCATTCGCCTGCGTATCGATGGACGTATCGTCGATGCGCTACGGGTCGATGCGGCTCAAGGCGCGCGCCTGGTGAACCAGTTCAAGGTACTGTCCAAGCTCAATCCGGTGCCCTCCCTGGTCACCGCGGAAGGCAGTTTTCGCTGGTCGCGTGAGGAGAGCGACGAAGAGGTCACCCTGCGCGTCACTGCAGTGCACTGCATGGAGGGAGAGAAGCTTGCGATTCGCTTTCTGGCGCCGCCGCAGACCTTCGACGATGTCGTGGCGCTAGGTATCGGCGAGGAGGGTGCGCTGGGTATCAGGCGCTGGATGGATGCCACGGGCAGCATGCTGCTCGTGGCCGGGCCGACCGGTGCCGGCAAGACCACTACGCTCTATACCCTGCTCGGCCAACTACAGCTGACCGATAGCCACGTGGTCACCCTGGAGAATCCCGTCGAGTACAGCATTCCCGGTATCAACCAGATTCAGGTGGACCTCGATCATGGGCTGGATTTCGCCAACGGCACCCGCTCCCTTCTTCGGCTCGATCCTGATTATGTGCTCATCGGAGAAGTCCGCGACCGCGAGTCGGCTATTGCAGCGCTGAGCGTGACCAGTAGCGGCCGTTCGCTGATGGGGACTCTGCACAGTCGCGACGCCGTGGGCGTGGTGACCTCGATGCGCCAACTCGGCCTTGCCGATAGCGAAATCAGTGCCAACCTCGGCTTGATCATCGCACAGCGGCTGGTGCGCCGGCTGTGTCAGCACTGCCGTGAGCAGACACCCCTCGACCGGCACGATCGCGAATGGTTGGAGGCAATCGGTCTCGTTCCGCCGACGCAGACCTGGAGCGCCAAGGGCTGTCCACAATGCGATGGCCTTGGCTTTCGCGGCCGCATCGGCGTGTTCGAAATCTGGCAGTTGGCTGCCGAGGATCATGCCCGAATTCTGCGTCATGCCGACGAGTCCGAACTCCGCCGCGGCCTGATCGAGCGCGGCGTCGAGCTGATGCTGGCCGACGGTCTGGCCAAGGCGGAGGCGGGCATCACCAGCCTGCGGGAGGTGTTCCGCATGGGGGCCATCCTAACGGCTTGA
- a CDS encoding L,D-transpeptidase family protein, with the protein MKNPTLARRIGLGAALFGLAAILATTTLAEEDGAEAAQELPRGHFHLPDEGNLIGEAYTVTVEEGETLLDIGRRHNVGYEGMRMANPDVSIWAPVPGTEVVIPAQYILPDAPREGIVVNLSELRLYYYSRPGIVETYPISIGRDGFATPVGVTRTTVKVKDPHWSPPRSMREEAAARGEPAPAIVPPGPDNPLGRHAILLGLPSYLIHGTNRPDGVGMRASRGCIRMFPEDIESLYERVPSGTQVNIIDQPFKVAWSTDGVLFAQSFPLLEENQSTFEPILNAMEIVANAFGEEPAPIDYAQLRQVVEQPNGRLVSLLRVAEEEPAPEAQEEELDGGLFSELEVSQRTGLFSELEVGHL; encoded by the coding sequence ATGAAGAACCCGACACTGGCCAGGCGTATCGGTCTTGGCGCTGCCCTGTTCGGCCTTGCCGCCATACTGGCGACGACGACCCTTGCCGAGGAAGACGGCGCCGAAGCCGCCCAGGAGCTGCCCCGAGGCCACTTCCACCTGCCCGACGAGGGCAACCTGATCGGCGAGGCATACACCGTGACCGTCGAGGAAGGCGAGACCCTGCTCGACATCGGGCGCCGCCACAACGTGGGCTACGAGGGGATGCGCATGGCCAACCCCGACGTCAGCATCTGGGCGCCCGTCCCGGGTACCGAGGTGGTGATTCCCGCCCAGTACATCCTCCCGGACGCACCGCGGGAAGGTATCGTGGTCAACCTCTCCGAATTGCGCCTGTATTACTATTCGCGCCCCGGCATCGTCGAGACCTACCCCATCAGCATCGGCCGCGACGGCTTCGCGACCCCCGTGGGTGTGACCCGCACCACCGTCAAGGTGAAGGACCCCCACTGGTCACCCCCTCGCTCGATGCGTGAGGAAGCCGCCGCACGCGGCGAACCGGCTCCCGCCATCGTGCCCCCCGGACCTGACAACCCGTTGGGTCGTCATGCCATCCTGCTCGGCCTGCCCAGCTACCTGATTCATGGCACCAACAGGCCCGACGGCGTCGGCATGCGCGCCAGCCGTGGCTGTATCCGCATGTTCCCCGAGGACATCGAATCGCTCTACGAGCGTGTGCCGAGCGGCACCCAGGTCAATATCATCGACCAGCCGTTCAAGGTTGCCTGGTCGACAGATGGCGTGCTCTTCGCGCAATCCTTCCCTCTCCTCGAGGAGAACCAGAGCACCTTCGAGCCGATCCTCAACGCCATGGAAATCGTGGCCAATGCCTTCGGCGAAGAGCCGGCACCGATCGACTATGCCCAGTTGCGCCAGGTAGTGGAACAACCCAACGGTCGCCTGGTTTCGCTGCTGCGTGTCGCCGAGGAAGAGCCGGCGCCTGAGGCACAGGAGGAAGAACTCGATGGCGGTTTGTTCTCCGAACTGGAGGTCAGTCAGCGGACAGGACTGTTCTCGGAGCTGGAGGTCGGCCACCTCTAG
- a CDS encoding Lpp/OprI family alanine-zipper lipoprotein — MTLKTTLKLTAAAASMAILAGCASNAALDEVRQTAEAAQADAAEARSIATQAQNTANQAQRDAQAALQMSEQNREEMNRMFQRSMQK; from the coding sequence ATGACTCTGAAGACCACCCTGAAGCTGACCGCCGCTGCTGCTTCTATGGCCATTCTGGCTGGTTGTGCCAGCAACGCCGCTCTGGATGAAGTTCGCCAGACTGCTGAAGCCGCTCAGGCCGACGCTGCAGAAGCTCGCAGCATCGCCACTCAGGCTCAGAACACTGCCAACCAGGCGCAGCGTGACGCCCAGGCGGCTCTGCAGATGTCCGAGCAGAACCGCGAAGAAATGAACCGTATGTTCCAGCGTTCCATGCAGAAGTAA
- the topA gene encoding type I DNA topoisomerase, translating into MGKSLVIVESPAKAKTINKYLGSEFIVKSSVGHIRDLPTSGSGKAASDPKERARQAAATRKMSPEEKDEYKKHKAKDQLIRRMGIDPEHGWKAQYEILPGKEKVVSELQKLAEKADTVYLATDLDREGEAIAWHLKETIGGDDARYRRVVFNEITKNAIKEAFKEPGTLNIPRVEAQQARRFLDRVVGFMLSPLLWAKIARGLSAGRVQSVAVRLIVEREREIRAFVPEEFWDVHADLVSKDGEPVRFELVRQDGKAFRPTSEAETLERIERLRKASLAITAREDKPTRSKPNAPFITSTLQQAASGRLGFSVKKTMTLAQRLYEAGYITYMRTDSTNLSQDAVAMAREHIEQEYGKRYLPESPNRYSSKEGAQEAHEAIRPSDVNRRAVDLAGMERDAERLYDLIWRQFVACQMTPAEYLSSTLTVEVDGYELKAKGRVLKFDGYTRVMKPAGKNEDQVLPDLAEGTPMQLEALDPQQHFTKPPARYTEASLVKELEKRGIGRPSTYASIISTIQDRGYVKLENRRFYAEKLGDIVTERLKESFPDLMDFSFTARMEDSLDEVAEGERNWRELLDAFYAEFREELEAAESEAGMRPNQPVPTDIDCPTCGRKMQIRTASTGVFLGCSGYNLPPKERCKTTIDLLPGDEAVPADAGEEAETQALRAKHRCPKCGTAMDSYLIDEKRKLHICGNSPDCDGYEVEHGKFRIKGYEGPTIECDKCGSEMQLKSGRFGKYFGCTNESCKNTRKLLRSGEVAPPKMDPIAMPELPCQKVDDHYVLRDGASGLFLAASKFPRNRETRPPLVRELQAHSQELPEKYHYLLEAPSEDPEGRPAQIRYSRKSKEQFVMTEEEGKATGWRATYDNGRWQVEDKRK; encoded by the coding sequence ATGGGCAAGTCATTGGTCATCGTCGAGTCGCCGGCCAAGGCCAAGACGATCAACAAGTATCTCGGCAGCGAGTTCATCGTGAAGTCGAGCGTGGGTCATATCCGTGACCTGCCGACCAGCGGCTCGGGCAAGGCGGCTTCCGATCCCAAGGAGCGCGCACGTCAGGCAGCAGCGACGCGCAAGATGTCGCCCGAGGAGAAGGACGAGTACAAGAAGCACAAGGCCAAGGATCAGCTCATCCGGCGCATGGGTATCGACCCGGAGCACGGCTGGAAAGCCCAATACGAGATTCTGCCCGGCAAGGAAAAGGTCGTCTCCGAGCTGCAGAAGCTCGCCGAGAAGGCCGATACCGTCTATCTCGCGACCGATCTCGACCGGGAGGGGGAGGCGATTGCCTGGCACCTCAAGGAGACCATTGGCGGCGATGATGCACGCTACCGCCGCGTGGTGTTCAACGAGATCACCAAGAACGCCATCAAGGAGGCGTTCAAGGAGCCCGGCACGCTCAACATCCCGCGCGTCGAGGCGCAGCAGGCGCGGCGCTTCCTCGACCGCGTGGTGGGCTTCATGCTCTCGCCGCTGCTGTGGGCCAAGATCGCCCGTGGCCTCTCCGCTGGCCGGGTGCAGTCGGTGGCGGTGCGTCTTATCGTCGAGCGTGAACGCGAGATACGAGCCTTCGTTCCCGAAGAGTTCTGGGACGTGCACGCCGATCTCGTCTCGAAGGATGGCGAGCCCGTGCGTTTCGAACTGGTGCGCCAGGACGGCAAGGCCTTCCGGCCCACCTCGGAAGCCGAGACGCTCGAGCGTATCGAGCGCCTGCGCAAGGCGAGCCTGGCCATCACGGCGCGGGAGGACAAGCCCACCCGATCGAAGCCGAATGCCCCCTTCATTACGTCGACATTGCAGCAGGCTGCCAGCGGGCGACTCGGTTTCTCGGTGAAGAAGACCATGACACTGGCCCAGCGCCTCTACGAGGCGGGCTACATCACCTACATGCGTACCGACTCCACCAACCTGTCGCAGGATGCGGTGGCCATGGCGCGCGAGCATATCGAGCAGGAGTACGGCAAGCGCTACCTGCCCGAGTCGCCCAACCGCTACTCGAGCAAGGAGGGGGCCCAAGAAGCCCACGAAGCGATCCGCCCCTCCGACGTGAATCGCCGTGCCGTCGATCTGGCCGGCATGGAGCGCGACGCCGAGCGTCTCTATGACCTGATCTGGCGCCAGTTCGTCGCCTGCCAGATGACGCCGGCCGAGTATCTGTCCAGTACCCTGACCGTGGAAGTCGATGGCTATGAGCTCAAGGCCAAGGGGCGGGTGCTCAAGTTCGACGGTTATACCCGGGTGATGAAGCCGGCCGGCAAGAACGAGGACCAGGTGCTGCCGGACCTCGCCGAGGGCACGCCCATGCAGCTCGAAGCGCTCGACCCCCAGCAGCACTTCACCAAGCCGCCGGCCCGTTACACCGAGGCGAGCCTGGTCAAGGAGCTCGAGAAGCGCGGGATCGGCCGTCCCTCGACTTATGCTTCGATCATCTCCACCATCCAGGACCGCGGCTACGTCAAGCTGGAGAATCGGCGTTTCTATGCCGAGAAGCTGGGTGACATCGTCACCGAGCGGCTCAAGGAGTCGTTTCCCGACCTGATGGACTTCTCCTTCACTGCACGCATGGAGGACAGTCTCGACGAGGTCGCCGAGGGCGAGCGCAACTGGCGCGAGCTGCTTGACGCGTTCTACGCCGAGTTTCGCGAGGAGTTGGAAGCCGCCGAGAGCGAAGCTGGCATGCGTCCCAACCAGCCGGTGCCCACGGACATAGATTGCCCTACCTGCGGTCGCAAGATGCAGATCCGTACGGCGTCTACCGGTGTGTTTTTGGGCTGCTCCGGCTACAACCTGCCGCCCAAGGAGCGCTGCAAGACCACCATCGACTTGCTGCCCGGCGACGAGGCAGTACCCGCCGATGCCGGTGAAGAGGCCGAGACCCAGGCGCTGCGAGCCAAGCACCGTTGCCCCAAATGCGGTACGGCGATGGACAGCTACCTGATCGATGAGAAACGCAAGCTGCATATCTGCGGTAACAGCCCCGACTGCGATGGCTACGAGGTCGAGCACGGCAAGTTTCGAATCAAGGGTTACGAGGGGCCTACCATCGAATGTGACAAGTGCGGCAGCGAGATGCAGCTCAAGTCGGGACGATTCGGCAAGTATTTCGGCTGTACCAACGAGTCCTGCAAGAACACTCGCAAGCTGCTGCGCAGCGGCGAGGTGGCTCCGCCCAAGATGGACCCCATTGCGATGCCGGAGCTGCCCTGCCAGAAGGTTGACGACCATTATGTGCTGCGTGACGGCGCCAGCGGCCTGTTCCTCGCCGCGAGCAAGTTTCCTCGCAATCGCGAGACCCGCCCCCCGTTGGTGCGTGAGCTACAGGCCCACTCCCAGGAGCTGCCTGAGAAGTACCATTATCTTCTCGAGGCTCCGAGTGAGGACCCGGAGGGTCGTCCGGCCCAGATCCGCTACTCGCGCAAGAGCAAGGAGCAGTTCGTCATGACCGAGGAAGAGGGCAAGGCAACCGGCTGGCGGGCGACCTATGATAACGGCAGGTGGCAAGTGGAGGACAAGCGCAAGTGA
- a CDS encoding L,D-transpeptidase family protein, with product MRPVSRRRFGQLALLAPFTLLMGHEAQANLIETMLARAHLPRHADEVWILVDDRESALSLYRGDLLLERFAPISLGRSGASVMRTQGDNKTPKGEFRVNRFNWESDWHIFIGLDYPTPSHARMALESGLYTEQDYADYFAYYRQHGYPPQRTVLGGFIGIHGVGRGDPEVHASYHWTQGCVAVTDEQIERLSELIGIGTRVVIR from the coding sequence ATGAGACCCGTTTCCCGCCGCCGCTTCGGCCAGCTTGCCCTGCTGGCGCCCTTCACACTGTTGATGGGTCATGAAGCTCAGGCCAACCTGATAGAAACCATGCTGGCGCGCGCTCATCTGCCTCGTCACGCTGACGAAGTGTGGATCCTCGTCGATGATCGCGAATCCGCGTTGAGCCTCTATCGTGGCGATCTGCTTCTCGAACGCTTTGCTCCCATCTCGCTGGGGCGTTCGGGGGCAAGCGTGATGCGGACCCAGGGTGACAACAAGACACCGAAGGGTGAGTTTCGAGTCAATCGGTTCAATTGGGAGAGCGACTGGCACATTTTCATCGGTCTGGACTATCCAACGCCCTCCCATGCGCGCATGGCGTTGGAATCAGGACTTTACACGGAGCAGGATTACGCAGATTATTTCGCCTACTATCGGCAACACGGTTATCCGCCTCAGCGAACCGTGCTGGGGGGCTTCATCGGTATCCATGGTGTCGGTAGGGGGGACCCGGAGGTTCATGCGAGCTATCACTGGACCCAAGGGTGCGTGGCGGTGACCGATGAGCAGATCGAAAGGCTTTCTGAGCTAATCGGCATTGGCACTCGCGTCGTCATCCGCTAG
- a CDS encoding 2-hydroxyacyl-CoA dehydratase, translated as MRFHQVKELVDWAADYHARLADQYARLAAAGTDERLRMALEYLAERERKLQADLLGYLDDGSDHDNVLNTWFDDPNDFPHPPVLERLPEGIEVESVQSVLATALTAHRTLQDLYAHRAELAGGNHEREFFEALTKGHEAEVRRLVRDMQRLEDY; from the coding sequence ATGCGCTTTCATCAAGTCAAGGAGCTGGTGGATTGGGCTGCGGATTACCATGCCCGCCTCGCCGACCAGTATGCCCGCCTGGCCGCAGCGGGAACTGACGAACGGCTGCGTATGGCGCTGGAATACCTGGCAGAGCGGGAGCGCAAGCTGCAAGCCGATCTGCTGGGCTATCTCGATGATGGCAGCGACCATGATAACGTACTGAACACTTGGTTCGACGACCCGAATGACTTCCCCCACCCCCCGGTGCTCGAACGTCTGCCGGAAGGCATCGAAGTCGAGAGCGTGCAGAGCGTATTGGCAACGGCGCTTACCGCACACAGGACCCTGCAGGATCTCTATGCTCATCGGGCCGAGCTGGCCGGCGGCAATCATGAGAGAGAGTTCTTCGAGGCGTTGACCAAGGGGCATGAGGCGGAGGTGCGCCGCCTCGTGCGTGACATGCAGCGGCTCGAAGACTATTGA
- a CDS encoding DUF6586 family protein, with amino-acid sequence MSPRARTNQLLYQAELILESVPGDDEHAEARRMAAEEAALALTELALESLLREVTEHARLERHDWRELLGPEGAGVAELHRLRELAARPESWLAWLLQRIEALHESGGVARRRNPSQPGLIAVGSSAALGDELKACLREAKREIASLRETSEEW; translated from the coding sequence GTGAGCCCACGAGCCCGCACCAATCAGCTGCTTTATCAGGCCGAACTGATTCTGGAGAGCGTGCCGGGCGACGATGAGCACGCCGAAGCACGGCGCATGGCTGCCGAGGAAGCCGCACTGGCGCTGACCGAGCTGGCGCTCGAGTCGCTATTGCGTGAGGTCACCGAGCATGCTCGGCTGGAGCGGCACGACTGGCGCGAACTGCTGGGCCCAGAGGGAGCCGGCGTCGCCGAACTGCATCGCCTGCGCGAACTGGCAGCACGGCCGGAGAGCTGGCTTGCCTGGCTGCTCCAGCGTATCGAGGCCCTGCATGAGAGCGGTGGCGTGGCGCGCCGACGCAACCCATCCCAGCCAGGGCTCATCGCGGTAGGCAGCAGTGCTGCGCTGGGGGACGAATTGAAGGCTTGCCTACGTGAGGCCAAACGAGAGATAGCGTCGCTGCGCGAAACCAGCGAGGAGTGGTAG